Proteins encoded by one window of Lathyrus oleraceus cultivar Zhongwan6 chromosome 1, CAAS_Psat_ZW6_1.0, whole genome shotgun sequence:
- the LOC127083658 gene encoding receptor-like protein kinase 7: MSTGPPSRHVSPPSIFLTTLFLLALIPLSHSNDLQSLLNFKSSIQTPNPNIFTSWNLSNSPCNFTGIICNSKGSVTEINLPMKNLTGTIPFDSICNLQSLEKISLESNFLNGTITEDLKNCINLKYLDLGGNSFTGTVPEFSSLNKLEYLNLNLSGVSGKFPWKSLENLRTLTFLSLGDNLFEKASFPLEILNLENLYWLYLTNISIFGKIPIGIGNLSLLQHFEISDNNLSGEIPHDIGKLKNLRLLEIYDNNLSGKIPFGFGNLTNLVQFDASNNHLEGDLSEIKSLKNLQSLQLFQNRFSGEIPQELGDFKYLTQLSLYDNKLTGFLPQKLGSWIGMEYIDVSDNLLSGPIPPDMCKNNQITDIALLNNSFTGSIPENYANCTALVRFRLTKNSLSGVVPKGIWGLPNLELFDLGRNQFEGSIASDIGKAKSLAQLFLSDNQFSGELPLEISEASSLVSIQLSSNRVSGHIPVTIGKLKILTSLTLNNNNLSGNLPDSIGSCVSLTEVNLAENSISGVVPISIGSLLTLNSLNLSSNEFSGEIPSSLSSLKLSLLDLSNNQFFGSIPDSLAISAFKDGFMGNPGLCSQILKNFQPCSVESSGSRQARNLVFFFIAGLVVLILSLSYFLFMRLKQKNKFEKQVLKTNSWNFKQYHVLNINENEIIEGIKADNVIGKGGSGNVYKVELKSGEVFAVKHIWTSNPRSDYRSSSAMLKRSSSSPEYDAEVATLSSVRHVNVVKLYCSITSEDSSLLVYEFLPNGSLWERLHTCKKTQMGWEVRYDIALGSARGLEYLHHGCDRPVMHRDVKSSNILLDEEWKPRIADFGLAKIVHGGAGNWTHVIAGTLGYMAPEYAYTCKVTEKSDVYSFGVVLMELVTGKKPVEPEFGENNDIVSWVCSNIRSKESVLELVDSRIAKHFKEDAIKVLRIATLCTAKVPSSRPSMRMLVQMLEDADPSASSKVVVTIDS; this comes from the exons ATGTCCACCGGACCACCTTCCCGCCATGTCTCACCACCGTCCATTTTCCTCACCACTCTCTTTCTCCTCGCCCTCATTCCCCTCTCTCACTCAAACGACCTTCAATCTCTCCTCAACTTCAAATCATCCATCCAAACACCCAATCCAAACATATTCACTTCATGGAACCTATCAAACTCACCCTGCAACTTCACCGGAATCATCTGTAACTCCAAAGGTTCCGTCACAGAAATCAATCTTCCAATGAAGAATCTCACCGGAACTATTCCTTTTGATTCAATCTGCAACCTTCAATCTCTTGAGAAAATCTCTTTAGAATCCAACTTTTTGAACGGAACCATTACCGAAGATTTGAAGAATTGCATAAACTTGAAGTACTTAGATTTAGGTGGAAACTCATTCACTGGAACAGTACCTGAATTTTCATCTTTGAACAAGTTAGAGTACTTGAACCTAAATCTAAGTGGAGTTTCTGGTAAATTTCCCTGGAAATCATTGGAAAATCTTAGAACTCTCACTTTCTTAAGCCTTGGTGATAACTTATTTGAAAAAGCTTCTTTTCCTTTGGAGATTCTAAACCTTGAGAATTTGTATTGGCTTTATCTAACCAATATCAGTATCTTTGGGAAAATCCCAATTGGTATTGGAAATCTCAGTCTACTTCAGCATTTTGAGATTTCTGATAACAATTTATCCGGTGAGATTCCTCATGATATTGGAAAGCTTAAGAATCTAAGGCTACTTGAGATATATGATAACAATTTGAGCGGAAAAATCCCATTTGGATTCGGTAATCTTACCAATCTTGTTCAGTTCGATGCTTCGAATAATCACCTTGAAGGTGATCTTTCTGAGATAAAGTCCTTGAAAAATCTTCAATCCTTGCAGCTTTTCCAGAACAGATTCTCCGGAGAGATTCCACAAGAGCTTGGTGATTTTAAGTATCTTACCCAACTTTCTCTTTACGATAACAAACTCACTGGTTTTCTCCCGCAAAAGCTCGGTTCATGGATTGGAATGGAATACATAGATGTTTCAGATAATTTACTTTCTGGTCCTATTCCACCTGATATGTGCAAGAACAATCAAATTACTGATATAGCACTTTTGAATAACAGTTTCACAGGAAGTATACCAGAAAACTACGCGAATTGCACTGCTTTGGTACGTTTTCGATTAACAAAGAACTCTCTTTCAGGTGTTGTTCCTAAGGGTATATGGGGTTTACCAAATTTGGAACTTTTTGATCTTGGAAGGAACCAATTTGAAGGTTCAATAGCTTCTGATATAGGCAAAGCTAAGTCTCTAGCTCAGCTTTTTTTATCTGATAATCAATTCTCAGGTGAGTTACCTTTGGAAATCTCTGAAGCTTCTTCTCTGGTTTCGATTCAGTTAAGTTCGAATCGAGTTTCTGGTCACATACCGGTAACTATAGGCAAGTTGAAGATACTAACTAGTCTTACTTTGAATAACAACAATCTTTCTGGTAATTTACCTGATTCTATTGGTTCTTGTGTTTCTCTTACTGAAGTAAACCTTGCTGAAAATTCGATTTCTGGTGTGGTTCCGATTAGTATTGGTTCTTTGCTTACACTTAATTCGTTGAATTTGTCATCGAACGAGTTTTCTGGTGAGATTCCGTCGAGTTTATCGTCTCTTAAACTTAGCCTTCTTGATTTATCAAACAATCAGTTTTTTGGTTCTATACCAGACTCACTTGCTATTTCAGCTTTCAAAGATGGTTTCATGGGAAATCCTGGTTTATGTAGCCAGATTTTGAAGAACTTTCAACCATGTTCAGTGGAATCTAGCGGCTCGAGGCAAGCCCGAAACCTCGTGTTCTTTTTCATTGCTGGTTTAGTGGTTCTGATTCTTTCATTATCATATTTCCTCTTTATGAGACTTAAACAGAAGAACAAGTTCGAGAAGCAAGTGCTTAAGACTAATTCTTGGAATTTCAAGCAGTACCATGTGTTGAACATCAATGAGAATGAAATTATTGAAGGAATCAAAGCCGACAATGTGATCGGAAAAGGAGGGTCAGGGAATGTTTACAAGGTTGAGCTAAAGAGCGGCGAAGTTTTCGCTGTCAAACACATATGGACTTCAAATCCAAGAAGTGATTATAGGAGCAGTTCAGCAATGCTAAAAAGGAGTTCGAGTTCGCCTGAGTATGACGCGGAGGTTGCAACTTTGAGTTCTGTAAGGCATGTGAATGTGGTGAAGCTATATTGTAGTATCACAAGTGAAGATAGTAGTTTGCTTGTTTACGAGTTTTTACCGAATGGGAGTTTGTGGGAAAGGTTGCATACTTGTAAGAAGACTCAAATGGGGTGGGAGGTTCGGTACGATATTGCGTTGGGTTCGGCTAGAGGTTTGGAGTATTTGCATCATGGTTGTGATAGACCTGTTATGCATAGGGATGTTAAGTCGAGTAACATATTGCTCGACGAGGAATGGAAGCCGAGGATCGCTGATTTCGGACTCGCGAAGATCGTGCATGGAGGAGCAGGTAATTGGACTCATGTCATTGCTGGAACACTCGGCTACATGGCTCCTG AATATGCTTACACTTGTAAGGTGACAGAGAAGAGTGATGTTTACAGCTTTGGCGTAGTACTGATGGAGTTAGTAACAGGCAAGAAGCCTGTGGAGCCGGAGTTCGGAGAGAATAATGATATTGTCAGTTGGGTATGCAGTAACATTAGGAGCAAAGAAAGTGTACTTGAATTGGTGGATTCTAGGATCGCAAAGCATTTCAAAGAAGATGCTATTAAGGTGTTGAGAATCGCGACGTTGTGCACGGCGAAAGTTCCATCTTCGAGACCATCGATGAGAATGTTGGTTCAAATGCTGGAAGACGCGGATCCATCCGCTTCATCGAAAGTTGTTGTCACCATAGATAGTTAA